The region CTCTGTTTTAATCCGTTTAAACACGGATGCATTGTGTGATTCCACGTTCGGCAGGGACATAACGACGGGATCGTGGAGCCAGCGTGCTTGGATGATACACTGCATCAGCTGCTGTATTCGCAGAGTCGTTGCTAACCATCCTTGTTCTGCGCTGATGTCAATCATAGCCTACATGGTTAATTTGGTGAAAAAATGTTAGGTAACTCGTTGTCAAACATGGAAAGTGTTGTGCCCCATAGCATACCTGAATGATACGTATCGCTTGATCCAACACCGACTTGGTATCGGTCCCGTAATCGGTGTTTGGCAAAGGTAACCGCGATAAATGGGCCTGAAGCAATAGAAACACTTTCGTGTGTGGGTTGTCGAGGGTCAGGGGATCCACTTTTAACGGGCAAATTTTGGCCAACTCGctgaaaggggggaaaagcaAGCGATTGATTAGATTTTATCATCACACTCACTATTCAGTTTGCTATCGATTGCAAATAACACGCTTACCCATTGTACACATCTTCGTTGTGACGAACTGGATGTTCGGCGAATTCGGTCGCGTCGGCCAATGCTCGCAGTAACTCTTCGAGGCTCATATCATACCGTAGCGTATCGGCAAAGAGACGCATGGTTCTATGCGATAGATAGTAGTAGGAAGCGATGCGACCCATTGAGGTAGGAACGAGGGACCGGTTATCTTCTTCCAGCACAACACATCCTGCGCGCATCAACTTATCTAACACACCCTCGATAAGCTCCGAAAGGAACTGATTTACAAGCGGCATTTCCGGACTCTCCAGGTCGTAGTATGTAGGGTTGCGAAGCAACCGCCGATAGAAGTACGTCCAAGTCAGATAATCCATGATggcttgctttgtttgcaaTGTTCCGGATACGATTTCTGCGTTGATGTGATCGGGCAGTACCGCCAGCAAGCTCGACTCGACCGGAAACGGATCGTAGAGGAACTTTTTGTAGAAATTTTTCTTCACATCATGCACGTACACGCACGCAATGCCTTCGTTACCGAACTGGGGTCGACCGGCACGGCCCATCATCTGCAGGACGTCCGTAATGGGCATATCGACGTACCGCTTCAGCTTTCCATCGTAGAACTCCGTCCCTTTGATGATCACCAAGTGGGCAGGAAGGTTAACACCCCACGCCAGTGTGGCTGTGGCGACAAGGATCTGTATTTTGCGATTCAAAAACAGTTCCTCGGACGTTTTCCGATCGCGCTCGTGCAAACCGGCGTGATGCATACCGATGCCGAATGCCAGCGTTAGACGCAAGTTGTTATCACGCACATTTTGCAAAATTTGATCCATTTCCTCCTCGGATGTGTGCAGGAACTGTTTCGGATTATCCTCCACGGCGAGAAAATTGATGAGATCCATGGCCGTGAGACGCGTTTGACGTCGTGAAGCTACAAAAATTAGAGCCGGTGTGCAGGGCGAGTACTGACGGATCGCTTGGAACGCGGGTCGATTCATTGTGGCCATGCGAGGGCAATAGTGTTTCCCCGGGAAACCCTGGATGTGCACCGTCAACGGGACCGGCCGTACGGAAGGTTTAAAGTTGTACAGTCCCATCATCCCGATACCGAGCCAGTCGCCCAGATCGACCGCATTAGCCAGCGCGGTCGAGAGGCCAACGATGCGTACCTTCCGCTCCGTGTGGGACGAGATAAAGTTCATACGGGACACGATCACCTCCAGCACCGGACCACGATCTTCGCCAAGGAGATGAATTTCGTCGATCACGATCAGCGCCACATCTCGCACATAGTCACGCGTCTGCCACGATCGACTAATACCGTCCCACTTTTCCGGTGTCGTCACAATGACAGATGATTCCTTAATTGCTCGGATATCCGGCGTCACGTCACCCGTTAGCTCTATCACTTTTTTACCCAGCTTCTTCTCCAGCCGCACCTTCCAATCATCCATACGTTCCTTCACCAGTGCCTTGAGTGGAGCAATGTAGACCACCTTTCCCGTGGGTAACATTCGAAACACACGGAACATGGCCATTTCGGCGGCGATTGTTTTACCCGAACCTGTCGGGGCTCCTAGAAGCACGTTGTTATCTGTGTGGTACAGGCAGTGAAAGATTTGCGTCTGAATAGGGTTGTAGTGCGTGAAGCTGTAGAGCGATTGGAACTGTAGATTGTTCAAGACCGTAACCGGTAACGGTTGCAGCTCTAGCAGTTCCGTGTGAGGTGGATGTATTTCCGGCAGGATGAGATGCTTGAACGATAGAGGCACTAGATTGTTGCTCCCGAGCCAGGTATCGCTGGCAACACGAATGTAATActgtggaggaagaggatcctTCAGCGGAATCGTCATCACTAGCTCCTGCACTTCCCGCCGCACCGTCTGTCGTTTCGTCATAAGAAAACTCTCCGAGTGGTAGATGTAGTTACTTTCCGGATCTTCGATCCAGATCCAAAACGATTCCGCCGTCTTCCCGTGCACACGATCATTCCAACGGAATGATGCCTCGATCGAAACACGAATTCTTAGCACCGTCCGCGTGATTGGCTGCAGTGTGGCGTCGATCTCTAGCATCGGGAATTCGGCCGCACACTGCTTGACCAACCGAGCGTACCGTTGATTGCGCAGAAACTCGCCAATCTCCCGCTCATCCATATCACGTAGCGCCAGAATGCTCAAACCACGCTTCTCGATCTTGTCCACCACATCGATCGGTAGTATACCGAACTGATACATCGGCGTCATTGATTCCCACATCTGCTTTTCGAACATTTTGCTCACGTTAAGCATACGGCTGGCCAGGATGGGATTGTTGGCACGCAGCACGATCGTAAAGAGGGCCCGTGCGATACGTGCCGCGTTCTGCGTAATGTACGACATGTCCGACATGAGCGAGAACGAGCGCACGAAACCCTTCGATAGGTACGTTTGCATCAGAATGTTCACTTTGCCGTGGATGTTTTCACTTCCGCCGCGCACCGGCACCTCACAGCACACGCGCGTCAATTCGTCCAGCTCGTCCATCTCATCGTCGCGTACTTTGAGCTGCTGGAACTCTTGCGCATTCGCCATCATGTTCAGTATCTCGCTATCGGTCATGATCGGTTTCATCATCTCGTTAAACACCTCGACCGTGTCGTATTTGATGTAGAAATGCGAAGCCGTACGACCAAGATCCGTGACGTTCAGGTCACCGGTACGCTCGTTGTACCGTACCATCCGTGCCTTGTCCAGTGCCATTGCTGCCGTGTGGATGAGCTGTCGACGTTTCCGCTCCAGCGTGGGATCTTCCTGTAGATCCTGATAGTGCAGTCCATAACATTGCGGATTCATGCGCATCCTCACAAACAGATAGGTGTAGCTAAGCCACACGATCGCCTCGTCCACATTACTGATCGTACCGAGCGTCACCTCCGCGTTCAGATTGTCCGCCAAACACTGCACAAAGTTCGACTCTATCGGGAACTGGTTCGTAAGCAGCGACAGATAATGGTTTAGCTTATCGTGCGACGTTATGATCGTGCCGACACCGCTTTTATCAAACTGTGGCCGACCGGCACGGCCAAATATCTGCAACACATCCAGAATGCCCAGATCTACGAACGATCCATGCTTGGCATCATAAATTTCCGTTCCCTTGATGATGACGGCGTGTGCGGGCAAATTAACGCCCCAGGCTAGTGTGGCCGTACAGACGAGAATCTTGATGAGTCCATCGGCAAAGTACTTCTCCACCAGATTTCGATCCGAACGCAACATGCCAGCATTATGCATTGCGAGTCCACTCTGAAACAGATCCACAAACTGCTTGTTCCGGCTCTTCGATACTGCCTTCAGTGCCATTCCGTACTCCGGGTTACTCTCCGGTATCAGCAGATTGATATGTCCTCTTTGTTGCGCCAAATCGCGTATCAACGTTGCTGTCCGTACCGTAGCGTTACGGGCGTGCACAAACACCATCACCTGATGGCCCTGGCGTACCATATCGATGCAACGTTCATAGCAAATAGTGTTCATATCGTCCAGTTGCTTCATCGGGTTCAGAGTTTTCACTCCGATAAAGTTAGTGCTCAGCGGAACCGGTCGGAAACgagaatcgaagaaaaacaatccaatcaTGGGATTTACACGTAGGAACCGTGCCACATCGATGTAGTTTGGTAGCGTTGCCGAAAGACCCACGATACGGATCATACTCTGGGATGATTCGACTAACCGTAAGGTACGAGCGACGAGTGCTTCCACCACCGGGCCACGCTCACCGTGCAGCAGATGTACCTCGTCGATGATAAGCAGCTTTACGAGACTGATAAATCCCACATCCCCTGCCCCTTTGCGTGTCATTACGTCCCACTTTTCCGGAGTCGTTACGATCATCTGCGTCAAGCCTAGTTCGGCCTTTGTCAGCTGCATATCACCGGTAAGTTCCCGCACCAGGATGTTCAACGGTTGCAAGCGTTTACCGAAATTGCTCGTCATTTCCGCCGCAAGCGCTTTCATGGGTGCCACGTACACTATCTTGAACTGATCCCGATGAATCACACCCTGATCCACAAACTGGCGTATCGTGTTAACGATCGTCAGCATAGCAACGTTCGTTTTACCAGCCCCGGTCGGGGCACACACGAGTAAATTTTCGTTACTATTATACGCCGTATTAAACACGACACTCTGTATACGGTTAAGCTCCTTGCAACCCTTGAACGCAATTTGACCGATCTCGTCCAACATGTCGATACGGATCCGCTCACTACCGATCGAcagcggtggtggatcggtAGCCGGAATCTTCACCTCTTCGTACAGCTTATTATCCGCGCGTTCGACGTTCTCGGGAAGGACAATCTTATTGCCCGCTATAAACCCTACATGGTTCCGTGCCTCGCTGTACGAATCGTACACGTTGGGGTACTTTACGCGTTGTGACGACTGCCTAGGTCCTGCTGCCATGGCGATGCGCGGTTTATCGTTTAGCAGAAGAGGTTTCATCTGCGCGGCCAGTAGCAGGCTTTGCTGGTAGTTGACCCGCAGCTTCAATGGGTCGAGTTCTTCGCaagcttcctcctcctgctcgacAACGTTAAggaactttttcaactttttctcctccttgtTCACCTGCCGGCGTAACTGCTTTTCCGATTCGGACTGTATCTTAACCGGCATCAAGTAGGCCGGTGCATGCTGCATCGCTTCGAGCCGCTTCACTGCCTTCTCCTTGAATGCACTGATCGTTTTAATCGCCTTCGCGGATTCGATCAGCTGTTTGCGGTTCTGCAGCATTTCGGTGATCAAATCCAGGTAATCGACACCGAGGAAATCGAACAAATCGATCTGAAGTTCGTCGTTAGTTTTGGCTGAACGTAGCAGCTCGATAAGGTTATCTAGAAGCTCTGGCGGTACAAACTGTGCCAACCAGGCTCTTGTATACTTTgtcgacggctgctgctgctgctgttttggaATGGCGCCTTTAGAcgttccggccaccggttcggATTGTGCCGAATGTGCGGGCTCATATTGCATAGAGAACGATTGAACCGCTCTACTGGCCGTCGGTTTAGGTATGCTTAGATCGGTCAGCTTGCTATGATCGTATTTTGGTTGATCTAGCACTAGGTTGCACTCTATATCTAGGGCCCACagctcgtcgtcttcgtcactAGGGTTCTCGCGTTCCAAAAGTTCGTCTAAATCTTCCTCCACaacttccttttccttcagaTACTCTCGGCAATCCACAGTCAATTTTCCGCTTATATCGTACACTAGCTGGAAGAGACGCAAAGTTAAAAATTGGAATCCGGCAAGCGCTAACGATGCTTACCGTGCACATCTTGTTCAGCAACGCATTGGCTATTGGACCAAAATATTTCTTCAGCTCGGACGAGTGCTTCACAAGCACTACTTTTTGATCTATAAACTTCCGCAGCACCGTAATTGCGGCTTCATCGATCAGCTCAGTGTTCTCCTCCGATCCGACCATTTCTCGGCTCAATTCCCACAGATCGCGCAACTGTTTCGACAGCACTCCGCTTAGTTTGGGGTCCAGTTTTTCGTTGATGAAGAGCTTCAGTTCCTTCCAAGTTACATCGCTGAAAAAGGCAGGGAAAGATCATTTGAAGACGTGGTCACAGCGACGGTACCGGCTCTTACCTTCGGCTCTGCTTTTTGCGGAACAACTCTAAGGCGGCCCGTTCCCTGGCATCGGCCACTAGATTCCACTTTTTGTCCAGATCGGTGTTCGCGCGCAAAGCACGAGTAAATTTCGGATATTCCATCTTGTCCGAGTTGAAAGAGCGCTACTCGTTGAGAGACTCGTCGTTCCGAAAAAGGAATTTGGCGCAAATATTCTATCGCACACCGCCCGTTTCAATGATCACAGTCTGTCTGGCGGAAGGGAAACTCGTGGGGGTACTTAAGGGAATGGTAATTGCAAGATTAATTCAAAAGATTTCACGAATTTCGCAAGTTTCACGAAATTCGCGACCGCGAGTGCAGACGTGTTGTGGTAGGCGAGAAACGTCAGTGCGCCGGCTGTCAAGATTCCGGGAATTGTTTACCTTCCCGCAGGATCGGAGCCGGAACCGGTTCGGGATGGAATCGAAGGACGAGGATTACTGGAACGATTCAACCAACAAGTCCTTTAActtcgacgaggacgatgtaAGTTGAGCGCTTTACGATTTGCGTACCGATCTCTAACCAACTCGTTAACAGGTGGCCGTGCTTGAGGTACCGTCCGGAaatggtagcagcaacaacaaacggagTCTTTTCGGCGAGGACACACCGTCGGAGGTGGCTTATGGAAATGCACAGACCGAGCTACCGCTGCACATGGTGATCTCGGATGAGAATCTCGAGTTAATTCTGCAGGAACAGTCGCGAAACGAAATGACCATACCCAAAGGTATTACGCTCGAGGAGGAAGTGAAGCTGTTGCGGAAAAAGATTCAAGAATTCCGGTACGCACCATCAACGGTATCGGTTCTGCGGAAACTAATCCTCGGGCAACCTTGCTCGCTGGAAATGTTCCGCTCCATGTCAGAAAAGGAGCAACTCCTCGATCAGGCGATCGCCTCGGGTAGCGGAAACGCGATCTTGAAAGTGCTACTCTTTCTCGATCGAACGCTGAAGAAGAAACTTTTCTACAGCCTACTACAGATGCGTCCGGAAGCTGTGCATCATTATGTGAACTATCTAGCGCTTCGCCTGAAAGTAACCGAGTGCACCGATCTACTGGTGTAAGTATTGAATGAGTTCCGGCGGCGGGAATGAAGATTCTGACttgatttgcttgtttttcAGATTCCTTGGAAGACATCATGAAGCCAGCGTAAGCAAACAGGACTATTTGAGTTATACGAACGATAAGACGGTGTTCTCGTTGTCCATTTTCAGCTGCTACAATTTTCCATATTCGTCTGCAGTACATCCAATGTAGAGTTTAAGCGCCAACGACTGAAGAAGATTTACGGCGATTACTTCTCACAACCGGGATCGAACTCATTCTATGCCCAACTAGTAGCCAACTACATTAATCTTCTTGGTAAGCTAGCGGCAGATTGAATCCTGGTTTCCTTTGAGCGATCTACACTCTAACTCTACACTTTTCAGAATATCAATCAAGCGAACTGCACGCTACTGGTGGGAGTAAAGCGGCGGTGGAAATTCAAGACAAATCGGTTCTGGAAACCCTCCACTACGTTTGTGGAAAGTACAAGTGGGGTGACACCTCACTGCAAACGAATGACAATCCTTTTAAGCTGGCCGAAAATCATCAAATATCGCAGGCACAATTCGAATGGATCGCTCTCAACGAAAGAGCGAAACAGCAGGCTTGGTTGGATTTTGATCATATTTTCGAGAAAAAGGCTTGGCTGAATCTCAAGCAAAAATCGTTCAAATTGAACATTCCAATCGATCGTACGATCTTACGCCTGCACGCGCTGCACGCACCAGAACCCGTGATCAACACATTCCTGGCTAAGGTCGAGGATCCACAGCGAAGGTTGGCTTTGGCTCGGAGAGTGAACTCAAAGCATGGCACCATCGATGCCATGGTTCTACTGAAAGATCGTGCCGAGCTGGAAGTTTATCGAAGCACTCTGGAAAGCGGCACCGAGGAACGGTTGTACGCGGAGAATGCTCTGAAATCTCTGGTTAGTTAACGATACTTTTCTTGTTGATTGTGCTGTTAACCATATTCGTTCTTTACATTCCACAGAACAACACctggaaaagtgatgcaatGAAACTCATAAAATAAACGATGCTCTGAAATCAATTTCGCTTAGTTTGGTTGTGATGCAAAGCTTAAATTTTGTCCTTGTGCCACGAAGGGCAAGCTGAGCAGCGCGCTAGTGGATTAGAATATATTTGAGAAGAATTTTAAAACATCAACTACATACATCATTTCAGTGTAACTACAATTCACATTCCGTAATGTTGGTTCTTACATTTGACCAACTCGAATCACATACTACAAACGGCTACAAACGCTTTACCTTAACTACTACGGTAGATCATGGACAATTATGCCAAAACGTAAAGATGCAGTGGCAAGGGAAGAGATACTCGCAAAGTTTAGCAGATATGCGTCAGTCATTGGGCGAATAAAGCGGTCCACGGATCGCCACCGTAGTGTTGCGGCATGCCATGTGCCACCAGTAGGAAGGTAGACAATGGCAAGCACCACCGATGCTATTTGTACTTTTTCCCTGACTCACGTGCCACCATATCGTTGACGATGTTGTCCAGCTTCGTGCTGAACGCATCGAAGGAAAACCGTTGCTGAACTCGCTTTCGGCCCATGGCCCCCATACGTTCGCCGTGCTTGTCGTCGCTCAGCAGCTTCGCCATAGCCGCCGCGAACTCCTTTGGTACCGGTTCACAGAGGAACCCAGTTTGGTCGTGAATTATGGTTTCCAGTGGTCCGCCACTGTTGGCCGCAATGACGGGTTTAGAGAGATACATGCCCTCCAGGGGGACGATGCCGAAATGCTCAAACTCAGGAGTGTACAGGAGGGCCTGGGCACggtgcagcaggaacagcttCTGTCGATCGGTAGGCGACTTGAGCAAGCATACTTTGGAACGGATGCGCATATCCTCGGCCAGCTCCTCCAGCTCATCGTAGTGTTCCACATTCTCCAGCACTCGGTCATCGTAGCCGCCAGCCATAACGAGATACACCTTGTTCCATTCTCCCGGACTGACTCTCTCTTGTAGCGCTTTAAACGAGTGTAGTGCTAGCGGCAGGTTCTTCTTACGTTCGTACCGGTTGATGGACAGAAACATAAAGGCATCGTTGGGCAGCTTCACGACATGATCCGACTCATCCAAGACCGTCTCATCGAAGTAGCGGGTGTTTAACGAAGGATAGAGGACATCCGGATCGGTAGCGATGCGCTTGAACGTTTCCTTGAACACCC is a window of Anopheles aquasalis chromosome 2, idAnoAquaMG_Q_19, whole genome shotgun sequence DNA encoding:
- the LOC126572824 gene encoding vacuolar protein sorting-associated protein 16B, which codes for MESKDEDYWNDSTNKSFNFDEDDVAVLEVPSGNGSSNNKRSLFGEDTPSEVAYGNAQTELPLHMVISDENLELILQEQSRNEMTIPKGITLEEEVKLLRKKIQEFRYAPSTVSVLRKLILGQPCSLEMFRSMSEKEQLLDQAIASGSGNAILKVLLFLDRTLKKKLFYSLLQMRPEAVHHYVNYLALRLKVTECTDLLVFLGRHHEASLLQFSIFVCSTSNVEFKRQRLKKIYGDYFSQPGSNSFYAQLVANYINLLEYQSSELHATGGSKAAVEIQDKSVLETLHYVCGKYKWGDTSLQTNDNPFKLAENHQISQAQFEWIALNERAKQQAWLDFDHIFEKKAWLNLKQKSFKLNIPIDRTILRLHALHAPEPVINTFLAKVEDPQRRLALARRVNSKHGTIDAMVLLKDRAELEVYRSTLESGTEERLYAENALKSLNNTWKSDAMKLIK
- the LOC126572822 gene encoding activating signal cointegrator 1 complex subunit 3, yielding MEYPKFTRALRANTDLDKKWNLVADARERAALELFRKKQSRSDVTWKELKLFINEKLDPKLSGVLSKQLRDLWELSREMVGSEENTELIDEAAITVLRKFIDQKVVLVKHSSELKKYFGPIANALLNKMCTLVYDISGKLTVDCREYLKEKEVVEEDLDELLERENPSDEDDELWALDIECNLVLDQPKYDHSKLTDLSIPKPTASRAVQSFSMQYEPAHSAQSEPVAGTSKGAIPKQQQQQPSTKYTRAWLAQFVPPELLDNLIELLRSAKTNDELQIDLFDFLGVDYLDLITEMLQNRKQLIESAKAIKTISAFKEKAVKRLEAMQHAPAYLMPVKIQSESEKQLRRQVNKEEKKLKKFLNVVEQEEEACEELDPLKLRVNYQQSLLLAAQMKPLLLNDKPRIAMAAGPRQSSQRVKYPNVYDSYSEARNHVGFIAGNKIVLPENVERADNKLYEEVKIPATDPPPLSIGSERIRIDMLDEIGQIAFKGCKELNRIQSVVFNTAYNSNENLLVCAPTGAGKTNVAMLTIVNTIRQFVDQGVIHRDQFKIVYVAPMKALAAEMTSNFGKRLQPLNILVRELTGDMQLTKAELGLTQMIVTTPEKWDVMTRKGAGDVGFISLVKLLIIDEVHLLHGERGPVVEALVARTLRLVESSQSMIRIVGLSATLPNYIDVARFLRVNPMIGLFFFDSRFRPVPLSTNFIGVKTLNPMKQLDDMNTICYERCIDMVRQGHQVMVFVHARNATVRTATLIRDLAQQRGHINLLIPESNPEYGMALKAVSKSRNKQFVDLFQSGLAMHNAGMLRSDRNLVEKYFADGLIKILVCTATLAWGVNLPAHAVIIKGTEIYDAKHGSFVDLGILDVLQIFGRAGRPQFDKSGVGTIITSHDKLNHYLSLLTNQFPIESNFVQCLADNLNAEVTLGTISNVDEAIVWLSYTYLFVRMRMNPQCYGLHYQDLQEDPTLERKRRQLIHTAAMALDKARMVRYNERTGDLNVTDLGRTASHFYIKYDTVEVFNEMMKPIMTDSEILNMMANAQEFQQLKVRDDEMDELDELTRVCCEVPVRGGSENIHGKVNILMQTYLSKGFVRSFSLMSDMSYITQNAARIARALFTIVLRANNPILASRMLNVSKMFEKQMWESMTPMYQFGILPIDVVDKIEKRGLSILALRDMDEREIGEFLRNQRYARLVKQCAAEFPMLEIDATLQPITRTVLRIRVSIEASFRWNDRVHGKTAESFWIWIEDPESNYIYHSESFLMTKRQTVRREVQELVMTIPLKDPLPPQYYIRVASDTWLGSNNLVPLSFKHLILPEIHPPHTELLELQPLPVTVLNNLQFQSLYSFTHYNPIQTQIFHCLYHTDNNVLLGAPTGSGKTIAAEMAMFRVFRMLPTGKVVYIAPLKALVKERMDDWKVRLEKKLGKKVIELTGDVTPDIRAIKESSVIVTTPEKWDGISRSWQTRDYVRDVALIVIDEIHLLGEDRGPVLEVIVSRMNFISSHTERKVRIVGLSTALANAVDLGDWLGIGMMGLYNFKPSVRPVPLTVHIQGFPGKHYCPRMATMNRPAFQAIRQYSPCTPALIFVASRRQTRLTAMDLINFLAVEDNPKQFLHTSEEEMDQILQNVRDNNLRLTLAFGIGMHHAGLHERDRKTSEELFLNRKIQILVATATLAWGVNLPAHLVIIKGTEFYDGKLKRYVDMPITDVLQMMGRAGRPQFGNEGIACVYVHDVKKNFYKKFLYDPFPVESSLLAVLPDHINAEIVSGTLQTKQAIMDYLTWTYFYRRLLRNPTYYDLESPEMPLVNQFLSELIEGVLDKLMRAGCVVLEEDNRSLVPTSMGRIASYYYLSHRTMRLFADTLRYDMSLEELLRALADATEFAEHPVRHNEDVYNGELAKICPLKVDPLTLDNPHTKVFLLLQAHLSRLPLPNTDYGTDTKSVLDQAIRIIQAMIDISAEQGWLATTLRIQQLMQCIIQARWLHDPVVMSLPNVESHNASVFKRIKTDFPFLTLPGLKEACSRHYEKLAEPLRQEFDEPEIEQIHKVLSNLPSLNVQISIRGPFGEELDVERLVPQPQSRDQWLEIYTNQEYVLNVQIIRLGSMESLSIHCPKFPKGKDEGWFLTLGHQAEGEVIALKRCVYRNKRSTHQLCFYAPQVEGRRIYTLYLLSDGYLGIDQQYNVQFEVIKPPEDAACAGAAAEFGTGGGFWAAQ
- the LOC126572825 gene encoding alpha-1,3/1,6-mannosyltransferase ALG2; translated protein: MVRILFVHPDLGIGGAERLVVDAALALQSKGHEVSFLTNHHDPEHCFDETKDGRLPVKTVGDWLPRDIFGKFYAACAYVRMVYAAFYFSFFLSKKEPVDVVFCDLISMGIPIFRLARPNPKILFYCHYPDQLLSKQGSLLKQCYRMPLNYLEEITTAQADSILVNSKFTSRVFKETFKRIATDPDVLYPSLNTRYFDETVLDESDHVVKLPNDAFMFLSINRYERKKNLPLALHSFKALQERVSPGEWNKVYLVMAGGYDDRVLENVEHYDELEELAEDMRIRSKVCLLKSPTDRQKLFLLHRAQALLYTPEFEHFGIVPLEGMYLSKPVIAANSGGPLETIIHDQTGFLCEPVPKEFAAAMAKLLSDDKHGERMGAMGRKRVQQRFSFDAFSTKLDNIVNDMVARESGKKYK